The stretch of DNA GTCCTATTGGCTACCTGAAGGCCTACCACACTAATCTGTACCTGTCTGCTGACTCAGGCAAGGTTCGTGAAGCTCTGGAGGAAGGTGAGTACAAAGGGAGAAGTCAGTCATAGCcttctgctgtgtgctgtgatgtgctcaggtctgtctgtctgtgtgtgaaccaggaatagcagcagccaccatgTTCGCCCCAGGGAagatgaaggaagtgtcagagaCTCAGCTGCGCGTTGCCTTTGACGGTGATGCCGTCCTCTTCTCAGACGAGTCTGAGAGGATTTACAAGGCCCACGGACTGGACAAGTTCTTTGAGCACGAGAAGGCTCATGAAAACAAGCCTCTGGACCATGTACAGTATACATATTAATGCTACTGCTATTGGAGATGTGTTCAACTCAGTACATCAGGGTTATTAAGACTCATATCCCATATCCCCCATATCCACTAACACAGCTACATGTTCTCTATCCCATCTTTCTACAGGGGCCACTCAAGGGCTTCCTGGAGGCTTTAGGAAAACTACAGAAAAAGTTTTATGGCAAAGGCCAGCGTATGGACTGTCCCATCCGGACGTACCTGGTGACAGCTCGCAGCGCGGCCAGTTCTGGAACCAGAGCCCTGAAAACTCTACGGTCGTGGGGTCTGGAGATCGACGAGGCTCTCTTTCTTGCTGGAGCACCCAAGGGTCCAATGCTGGAGAAGATCAGGCCGCACATCTTCTTTGATGATCAGATGTTTCATGTGGAGGGCGCGGCCGAAATGGGGACAGTTGCATGTCACGTGCCTTATGGGATTGCTCAGAAAATCGGAAGAAAAGGAACAAAGGGTAAAGAGACTCTGTTAACACTGCAGTAGCTGGGACATCAGAGACATGAGGAGCATTCAGCAGCGACACAACTGAAGTCTTTATCCAATCAAAACCTTTAATTCACTAATGCACTACTGGCTTTTTCAAAAGGTGATTCttatcaaaaacaaacataattaAAGCAAAAgaaattcattattttaatgataaaagccataaaaacaCACGTTTGGGTTGCCAGGTGGGAAAATGTTACAGATTTGACCATTAATAACAACATGTTTAGGGTTATCCATTATAAAAGTAATTTGTTACAGCCTCTTTTCCCCCTTTATAAAAATAATCTCATTAGAAAGtgcttcttattattatttatatttaaaaatgtatcttTTCCATAAACCCTATGTATTATTTTCTGTCATAACATAGATTTACAAATAGCCAAGTCCTATTAAATTACAgtctttaaaaatattttacaactaTTAAAAATCTACAGATTCTAACTGATATTTATATACACACTGGGGTGCTACAGAAACATGAAGGGACTATTTTTGATAGGAATCACAGAtctgtggatttgtgtgtgatcatcttgctgcatgtgtttctgtatAAGTATCTAATTTGGTGCCTTTTTAATGTCATGTGCATGCATATGTGTTGGACTGGTTAATGTACTGGAATGTATTATGAGACGGGTGATATTAAGAACATATTGGaatgtttaaatttaaagtatatttatacatatttatttcatgttttgtcTTGTTTAATTCAAAGAATATGTTCCATATTGCACCATATGAGTTAAGTTGTTGTCCTGAACTGTCAAAGgttgctgcctgcctgcctggctgTCTAAAGTTGTCACCTATGTGTCTTGTCAtagatgttgtttgtgttctgtgaatgaatgtaGCTGTGAAATCACTGAGTCACTGGGACAAATGAGGtactgtgtgttgtttctggcATTGAAGTAAAATCTATTGCAAATAAAAGTAGTAAGAGGTCATCATCAATAATTtgaatttttatgttttttaccTTACCTTACAGTCTTATTAGTGGCTTAAAAATCCTCTTCTTgacagcagggggagacaaacactCTTCAATAAATCATACAGCTTATTTTTTTGTACTCTTGATACGTCTAATGATAAATGCATTCCTCCCATGAATCCAATaagaacaataacaacaacttcaaatatttgtattttgtccATATTTGCTTTAATTAAGATGAAACCGGAGGACCCAGGAAACATACTCtattctctgctgctgctactgctttTCTGGTCACTTATTTAAATCACACTTTTATAAGCTTCAAAACAATGCACTTTTTAAACAATGGATTTTGGATTTTTTAGCTAGCACATAAGAAATACCAGAGCATAAAGCAGAACACAAAGAGTAACAGGATATGCAGAGTCAGGTTTCAACGAAAGAAGCTGGCCAGCCAGCCCACTGCTGCTCCAGTTCCGGCTACAGCTGCCTTGGCAGTCACTGTCAGACCAACTGCACCTGCAGCAAAGTTGTGTTTGAGAAGTAAAATCATGAAGCGTTTTTTAATCAAATCACCGATCTACAAATGATGCCTGTAGTaaataaaaatgagaaaataacaAATACCAGCAGATTGCAGAGTCGCCACCAGACTCCCAGCCGCCACCCCTCCTCCAttagcaacagcagcagaggacatcaTGCCAGCAGCGTACGAGCCTGCTGCGATTCCACCTGAGGTGAACCCTAGGGCTCCCAGAACAACAGGAGCAGTAACCAAAGCACCCACTGCAGAGAGGGATCAACATcataacacacaaataaacaaaccaatCAAATGTGTCGCTCTTCCGGATCAAAACACTGATGAAATGTTTCCTGATGTCTtaccagctcctgctgcagcagcccaTCCTACCACTGTAATACAAATCATTTAATTTGAATGACAGCCCAGACAATCGCTGATAAATTTACATACAAGCAAATAGATTTATCATAGTCCATGTCGCACTCACTTTTGCCGAGTCTGGTCTGACTGTGCCGATCCTAATACACAGAGCAAGGTTTCGTTTCTTCAAAAACAAACGTATTCTCTGACCTGAAGAGGGAGACAGCGAGCCAGCAGCCGgatagaaaaaacacacacttactctTTGAGAAATTgattcaatttatttatttaacataatTTTGTATCTTTGCTTCAGATTCCACTTAAATCTTCAAAGTGACACTATTTGCTATTGTTTCCATTAGGTTAAAGTGCATATATCCTTCTTAATGTATTATTCCTTTATGGTTTGATCTCAGATAAGAGTAGCCAGGAATCccactgctcctccagcactggCCAAGGCTGTAGTGGTAACACCTGAAAGACCAGCCATGCCTACAAAAATGGTACCACACATTTTCAGTTGTCCTTGGTGAATATGTGCATGCACTTATGAATatgataatataataaatagaaaaatgatTGATTTTACCTGCTGACTGTAAAACAGCCACCAGACTCCCAGCTGCCACCCCTCCTCCATTAGCAATAGCAGCAGAGGACATCATGCCAGCAGCGTATGAGCCTGCTGCGATTCCAGCTGAAGTGAACCCTATGGCTCCTAAAACAATAGGAGCAGCCACCACTGTTCCCCCTGAAGACAAGAAGCCAGAGAAAAGGCTTATTTAATGCATCAAGTGACTTTTTAAAAGGAATCATGAATGTGCAGAATTACTTTGCATGAAGTgttttgtgatgttttacctgctcctgctgcaaCAGCTGCAATAGTCACTGAAAGacaagacagaaacaaacatcagCACCTTATCTGGCATCAACAAAGACATCATCTACCACAGTAATCatcattataaatatataaagcaaACGATGACTGTAAGTGAATGTGTTGTACTCACATAGTCCCATGATTTTccaacacagagggaggagtgaaGAGCTTAGGTTTTTATATGGGAGGCAAACCTGTTTTCCAAGAAATGAAACTTAACAAGCCACGTCACAGAGCATGATTCAGATCTAAGGATGACATAGTTGTGGGAGTACAGAACTGacctccacctcccctccaAAAATAGGTCACTACTTCAAAAAATGATGTCTCTGACCACAGTGAGTTGCCCTTGGGTGTAAAGTGATTTTACCATTTATTTAAAATCACTTTGTAGTTAGAATAGTATACATTTCAGTCCTGAATTGACACTCTTTCAGCACAGTGAGAAGCCTGTTTTGAACAGATAACCTGCCCAGTGAGGCTACTTTTTTTATCTCATTAAGCcagataatttatttttttgcagtcaCAGTGCTCTGAATGAGTTATGAAGACTGAAATTTAAAATGAGATTTACAACCATAAAGTGTGCAGCTACTTGTTGCGAGCTTTAAATATTACAGTTAGAGTaatttaaagatgtctgtgagaaATGATTGGCgtggctgtgcttctctggtgCCCTCTAGTGTCCGATACTGGTAACTAGTATCGTTTTCTAAGAAATTAAAACAGCCGTACATTGTGCAGCCACTCCCCATACATCAAGTGAACATCGGCATTCAAGCTCTGTGGACAGGTCTGACCCTCTAAAGCAGTCATGGACGGAATAGATATGGAAGAATTATGTGAGTAGAACTGTTTTTTTGACAGCAGTGGTCATTGACTGTGGTGGTTTATCACAAATAGTTGATGTtgtcagtttatttttgtgtttcaaTCACAGGTAAAGTTGTTGTCATTGGTGCAGGTAAGACATCACATTTCTGTCAAGTCACCACAGCATAGGTTTGAAAAGTTTCTGTGCTTCTTTCATCACTGAATCTTTCCTTGTTTTGTTGCTGCCACCATACTCAGGTGGAGCGGTCACAGTGGCTCTGACTCCTGCTGCTTTGGTCGCTTTGGGTTTCACCGCAAATGGAATAGCAGCCGGCTCCATTGCTGCCAAATTGATGTCGTACTTTGCAATTGCTAATGGAGGAGGAGTTGCAGCTGGAGGCATAGTAGCATTTTTGCAGTCCATTGGTATCAACTTAATAAGTTTCTATCTCTAGCTAGTGTTTTATGGGCAGTATAATAGGTGATAAAACAGTATTGTTTATCAACAAGTAAATCAAACCATGCttttttaataatgtaaaatacTGCACCTGTGTTTGGTGAGGGGTAGTACAAAATACAGatagtttgtgttgttttcacatTGTAGGTGCGGGTGGTCTGACTTGGAGTGGCACTGGAATTCTGGGCGGTGCTGGAGCAACAGCAGGATGGCTGCTATCTGCCATTTGCAACCAAACTGCAGCAACACCATAAAATGCACCAAATATTCTATTTACCAAATAAACTATAAATATCATTCTGCACTAAAGACTAGATTCATATATTCTTACACACTCAGCTATACAGTAAATCCTAGTCTGCTTTAAAAACTAAATATGGGAGATTTTGATTCTTTTCTCTACAAATTAGATGCTACTATTTTTGAATTCTAAAGACTATTTCTActctaaataaaaatacatgcaaaAATAACCTGTGTTGAGgttgtcatttattttcaaaGATTATTGTGAagtctgaacccactttgtcctgcagtgcagggtcatggggggctggagcctctcccagctatctacaggtgagaggcggggtgcaccctggacaggtcaccagtccatcacagggcaacacacagacagacaaccattcacacctacaggcaatttagagtgaccaattaacctaacaagcatgtctttagagTGTAGGAGGAAGCCAGAGGAAACCcatggaagttttttttttgtttttgttttttttacaaaacactATGTCATCTGACCTGTTGAAGCAAcaaaactttaaattaaattaaattaaattactgTCTAAATAGAGAGAGCATAAACATGTTGACTGCCAATTTAGCATTTACACTTCATTCATGTGCACATTAATACAAACACCTCAAAGAttacaaatgtattatttaaaagGACTGTTTAAGGAGTTAATACAAGTAATGTTCAACCTTCCATCAGTCTATTCATCTTTatcatcttcttcctgtttttatttgaatttgtGATTCCATACTGTGTGAAATCACAAACTGGCCTATTAAAGGCACCACACCATATGTGTGATTTTTGTAATAAGACCGATTAACTAAACTGAACAGACTGATACTGCACTGatgaaaaagaacaaacaaacacacattacctGTTGACtgcaaaacagcaaaacagcctgctgctgctgccactcccCTATTAGCAATGGCAGCAGCTGACACCAATTTAGCAACAAGAGGCAGCGGCCGGGATGACTGCACCAGCTGCACATGAcaagacaggaagtgttttttttaaaataacatataaagAAAACAGACCTCCAATGTCCAACGGTCACGTGCCtaaaacacataataaaagCCCCACATTATCTACTTTAGTCAAACTCATTTGCAATGCAGTTTGTTAGTATCATTAGTTGAAAATTATAAAGTGACAAGTGTTTTCAAATTAAGAGTCTGACAGATACTCACCAACACCCAACCAGCTCTTCAAGCAAGGTTTTGTTTCTTAAAAAACCAAAGTATTCTCTGACCTGAAGAGGGAGACAGTGAGCCAGCAGCCGgatagaaaaaacacacaaacacacctatCATTGGGAAATGgattcaatttatttatttaacataatTTTGTATCTTTGCTTCAGATTCCACTTAATTCTTCAAAGTGACACTATTTGCTACTGTTTCCATTAGGTTAAAGTGCATATATCCTTCTTTAGGTATTATTGCTTTATGGTTTGATCTCAGATAAGAGTAGCCAGGAATCccactgctcctccagcactggCCAAGGCTGTAGTGGTAACACCTGAAAGACCAGCCATGCCTACAGAAAATGGTACCACACATTTTCAGTTGTCCTTGGTGAATATGTGCATGCACTTATGAATatgataatataataaatagaaaaatgatTGATTTTACCTGCTGACTGTAAAACAGCCACCAGACTCCCAGCTGCCACCCCTCCTCCATTAGCAATAGCAGCAGTGGACAACATGCCAGCAGCGTATGAGCCTGCTGCGATTCCAGCTGAAGTGAACCCTATGGCTCCTAAAACAATAGGAGCAGCCACCACTGTTCCCCCTGAAGACAAGAAGCCAGAGAAAAGGCTTATTTAATGCATCAAGTGACTTTTTAAAAGGAATCATGAATGTGCAGAATTACTTTGCATGAAGTgttttgtgatgttttacctgctcctgctgcaaCAGCTGCAATAGTCACTGAAAGacaagacagaaacaaacatcagCACCTTATCTGGCATCAACAAAGACATCATCTACCACAGTAatcattattataaatatataaagcaaACGATGACTGTAAGTGAATGTGTTGTACTCACATAGTCCCATGATTTTccaacacagagggaggagtgaaGAGCTTAGGTTTTTATATGGGAGGCAAACCTGTTTTCCAAGAAATGAAACATAACAAGCCACGTCACAGAGCATGATTCAGATCTAAGGATGACATAGTTGTGGGAGTACAGAACTGacctccacctcccctccaAAAATAGGTCACTACTTCAAAAAATGATGTCTCTGACCACAGTGAGTTGCCCTTGGGTGTAAAGTGATTTTACCATTTATTTAAAATCACTTTGTAGTTAGAATAGTATACATTTCAGTCCTGAATTGACACTCTTTCAGCACAGTGAGAAGCCTGTTTTGAACAGATAACCTGCCCAGTGAGGCTACTTTTTTATCTCATTAAGCCAgataatttattttttgcagTCACAGTGCTCTGAATGAGTTATGAAGACTGAAATTTAAAATGAGATTTGCAACCATAAAGTGTGCAGCTACTTGTTGCGAGCTTTAAATATTACAGTTAGAGTaatttaaagatgtctgtgagaaATGATTGGCgtggctgtgcttctctggtgCCCTCTAGTGTCCGATACTGGTAACTAGTATCGTTTTCTAAGAAATTAAAACAGCCGTACATTGTGCAGCCACTCCCCATACATCAAGTGAACATCGGCATTCAAGCTCTGTGGACAGGTCTGACCCTCTAAAGCAGTCATGGACGGAATAGATATGGAAGAATTATGTGAGTAGAACTGTTTATCTTTGACAGTAGTGGTCATTGACTGTGGTGGTTTATCACAAATAGTTGATGTtgtcagtttatttttgtgtttcaaTCACAGGTAAAGTTGTTGTCATTGGTGCAGGTAAGACATCACATTTCTGTCAAGTCACCACAGCATAGGTTTGAAAAGTTTCTGTGCTTCTTTCATCACTGAATCTTTCCTTGTTTTGTTGCTGCCACCATACTCCATAGGTGGAGCGGTCACAGTGGCTCTGACTCCTGCTGCTTTGGTCGCTTTGGGTTTCACCGCAAATGGAATAGCAGCCGGCTCCATTGCTGCCAAATTGATGTCGTACTTTGCAATTGCTAATGGAGGAGGAGTTTTTTTGCAGTCCATTGGTATCAACTTAATAAGTTTCTATCTCTAGCTAGTGTTTTATGGGCAGTATAATAGGTGATAAAACAGTATTGTTTATCAACAAGTAAATCAAACCATGCttttttaataatgtaaaatacTGCACCTGTGTTTGGTGAGGGGTAGTACAAAATACAGatagtttgtgttgttttcacatTGTAGGTGCGGGTGGTCTGACTTGGAGTGGCACTGGAATTCTGGGCAGTGCTGGAGCAACAGCAGGATGGCTGCTATCTGCCATTTGCAACCAAACTGCAGCAACACCATAAAATGCACCAAATATTCTATTTACCAAATAAACTATAAATATCATTCTGCACTAAAGACTAGATTCATATATTCTTACACACTCAGCTATACAGTAAATCCTAGTCTGCTTTAAAAACTAAATATGGAAGATTTTGATTCTTTTCTCTACAAATTAGATGCTACTATTTTTGAATTCTAAACACTATTTCTACtctaaataaaaatgcatgcaaAAATAACCTGtggttttaatttattttcaaagATTATTGTGAagtctgaacccgctttgtcctgcagtgcagggtcatggggggctggagcctctcccagctatctacaggtgagaggcggggtgcaccctggacaggtcaccagtccatcacagggcaacacacagacagacaaccattcacacctacaggcaatttagagtgaccaattaggCAAACCTGTTTTCCAAGAAATGAAACTTAACAACAAGCCTCAGAGTCACAGAGCATGATTCAGAACTTTTTCCACTGACATAGTGGTGAGAGTACAGAACcgacctatatatatatatatatgttaccTTCATCTTCCACATCTTTTCTAGCTCTTCTTTTTTagctctcttctttcttctccagTTTCTCATGTTCCTTCTTCTGTATGTTGCCATCACTTGGGATTGCTACATCTACCACTGCggctttcctctgctgtttgtccactacTACTATGTATGGTTGGTTAGCCATCACTATTTTGTCAGTCTGTGTCTGGAAGTCCCACAGGATCTTAGCTTGGTCATTCTCAATCACCTTTGGGGGTGTGTCCCATCTTGACCTTGGGACCTCCAGGCCATACTTGGCACAGATGTTCCTGTACTCTATGCCTGCCACTTGGTTATGCCCTTCCATGTACGCCCTGCCTGCTAGCATCTTACAACCTGCTGTTATGTGCTGGATTGTCTCAGGGGCATCTTTCCACAGTCTCCACCTGGGGTCCTGTCTGGTGCGGTAGACCCCAGCCTCTATCGATCTTGTGCTCAGGGCCTGCTATGATTagtgcctctgtgctgtctttcagtccagcTTTTTACAATCACTGGTAGGACTTCTTGATGTcagccacttcctgtatctgtcggTGGTACATACCAAGGATGGGATTGTCCTGCCATGATGGTTCTTGCTTCCTCTGCATCAGCCTTCTGGTGCCTGAGGTATTCACCAAGTATTCAAAGCCTCAGGATGCTCGATTTGGGGTGAAGTCCTCAATGCATTGTGAAGAGCTTCCTTGTCTTCACATCAGTGGCTTCTATGGACTCTTTTGGCTGTTTATTATGCCAACGGGGTATCTAATAACTGGCAGGGCATAGGTGTTGATGGCCTGGACCTTGTTCTTCCCATTTAGCTGACTCCTTAGGTACTTGGCTGTGGCTGCCTCCTTGTGGCCTCTTCATGGTTCCCATTTGCCTGTAAGATTCCAAGGCACTTGTAGCTTCCCTCAACATCCGCTATGCTGCCTTCTGGGAGTTCAACTCCCTGAGTCCTGACAACCTTCCCTCTCTTTGTTATCATTCAACCACGCTTGTCCAGTCCAAATGATATTCCAATGTCTTTGCTGTATATACTGGTGGTGTGGATCAGTGAGTTGATGTCTCGCTCATTCCTGGCATACAGCTTCATGTAGTCCATGTACAGGAGGTGACAGATAGTTGCTCCATTTCGTAGTTGGTATCCGAAGCCAGTCttggtgatgatctggctgaggGGGTTCAGGCTTACGCAGAACAGCAGCGGCCCAAGCATCTCCTTGGTAGATGCCGCACTTGATGGAGACTTGTGCAATTGGCTTAAGGTTGGCCACTAGGGTTGTTTTCCACAGCCCCATTGAGTTCCTTATGGAGGTCCTATTGATGTTGTACAGGTCCAGGCATTCCAggatccctgtgtgtgtttcttgtagTCAATCCAGGCTGTGCACAGGTTGGTCTGTCTGGTCTTGCAGTCCCAAGTGACTGCTTTATCCACCAGTAGTTGATGTTTTGCTCCCCTGGTGCCCTTACCCATTCCTTTTTGGGCCCTGCGCATGTATTGAGCCATGTGCTTACTCATCTTAGCTGCTATGATGCCTGACAGGAGCTTCCATGTTGTGCAGAGGCAGGTTATTGGCCGGTGTCCTGCCTTCAGTTAGCCACTGTGGGTAAGTCCCATCTATTAGCAGCTGGTTCATTTGAGCTGCCAGGTGTTCATGGAGGGCAGTTAGCTTCATCAGGTGTGGATCATGTCAGGCCTCAGTGCTGTCCAGTTCTTCATGTTTGAAACCCTCTCCCGGATATCTGCCGCTGTGATGGTTACTGGTTCCTGCTCTCAGGTCTGCCAGCCACTGGACGTTGGTGTTATGTGATGCCTCCCTCTCCTATATCTTCCTCCAGTATTGTTCAGTCTCCAGCCTTGGTGGTTCCACTCTCACGTTTCTACTTTCCCATTGAGAGTACACTTTGGATGGTTCGGTGGAGAATATCCTGTTTATTCCCCGTGCTTCTCTGTCTCTGGTGTATCTCTTCAAGCGTGTGGCCAGGGCTGAGAGTTGTTTGGCAGTCTCCAGGGCTTCTGTTATGGACAGTCTGCTGTATTTCTTCCTTCTCTGTAGTTCTGAAAGTTTGCTAACTTCTCTCCACGTTGTCCTTATTTTTGCCTCtaacctcctcctccatgaGGGACACTgctccttggtggtgtgtattttgtggcCAAGCATCTCAAGGATCACTTGATTGACAGGTGCTTTGGAATGTTGCATGTCAAGCTAATCATAGCCTATTCACAGTAATGGGGAGTACTGAAAG from Parambassis ranga chromosome 22, fParRan2.1, whole genome shotgun sequence encodes:
- the LOC114428053 gene encoding cytosolic 5'-nucleotidase 1A-like, producing MSVNNGQTQAASGQDLTKNGSSSSSSRAPWEDARTVLKPSTPSRKPKPPKPENAITIAVSSRVLFNMEKEQQIYEQQGMEEYIKYQVEHETEPFSPGPAFSFVKALEAVNTQLRELYPDSEELFDVVLMTNNHAYVGLRLINTINHHQLFIERFCMTGGNSPIGYLKAYHTNLYLSADSGKVREALEEGIAAATMFAPGKMKEVSETQLRVAFDGDAVLFSDESERIYKAHGLDKFFEHEKAHENKPLDHGPLKGFLEALGKLQKKFYGKGQRMDCPIRTYLVTARSAASSGTRALKTLRSWGLEIDEALFLAGAPKGPMLEKIRPHIFFDDQMFHVEGAAEMGTVACHVPYGIAQKIGRKGTKGKETLLTLQ
- the LOC114428058 gene encoding interferon alpha-inducible protein 27-like protein 2A isoform X1, whose product is MGLLTIAAVAAGAGGTVVAAPIVLGAIGFTSAGIAAGSYAAGMMSSAAIANGGGVAAGSLVAVLQSAGQRIRLFLKKRNLALCIRIGTVRPDSAKW
- the LOC114428058 gene encoding interferon alpha-inducible protein 27-like protein 2A isoform X2, with amino-acid sequence MGLLTIAAVAAGAGGTVVAAPIVLGAIGFTSAGIAAGSYAAGMMSSAAIANGGGVAAGSLVAVLQSAGMAGLSGVTTTALASAGGAVGFLATLI
- the LOC114428056 gene encoding interferon alpha-inducible protein 27-like protein 2A isoform X1, encoding MDGIDMEELCKVVVIGAGGAVTVALTPAALVALGFTANGIAAGSIAAKLMSYFAIANGGGVAAGGIVAFLQSIGAGGLTWSGTGILGGAGATAGWLLSAICNQTAATP
- the LOC114428056 gene encoding interferon alpha-inducible protein 27-like protein 2A isoform X2, which gives rise to MDGIDMEELCKVVVIGAGGAVTVALTPAALVALGFTANGIAAGSIAAKLMSYFAIANGGGVAAGGAGGLTWSGTGILGGAGATAGWLLSAICNQTAATP
- the LOC114428054 gene encoding interferon alpha-inducible protein 27-like protein 2A, translated to MGLLTIAAVAAGAGGTVVAAPIVLGAIGFTSAGIAAGSYAAGMLSTAAIANGGGVAAGSLVAVLQSAGMAGLSGVTTTALASAGGAVGFLATLI
- the LOC114428057 gene encoding interferon alpha-inducible protein 27-like protein 2A, coding for MDGIDMEELCKVVVIGAGGAVTVALTPAALVALGFTANGIAAGSIAAKLMSYFAIANGGGVFLQSIGAGGLTWSGTGILGSAGATAGWLLSAICNQTAATP